The Herpetosiphonaceae bacterium genome segment GTCGAGTGCGGCGATGAGCCGGAGTGATGCGGCGAGATCAGCACGTTAGGCAGCGTCCAGAGCGGGCTTTCCTGGGGCAGCGGCTCCTGCTCGAAGGTATCCAGCGCTGCTCCGGCGATAGCGCGGGCCTCAAGCGCCGCGATCAGTGCGGCCTCGTCGACGATTGCGCCGCGAGCGATGTTGATCAGCCAGGCACGTGACGGCAGCAGCGCCAGCTCGCGCTCGCCGATCATCCTGCGCGTCGCATCCGTCAGCGGCGCGGCGATCACCAGAAAATCGGTCGCGGGCAGCAGATCGCGCCAGTGCTCGCCGCTGACGATCCGCTCGAAGCCCTCGACGGCGCGACCGCTGCGGCTGATGCCCCAGACGCGCATCTCGAAGGCCGCCGCCCGCCTGGCGATCTCTCGTCCGATCCCGCCGGTGCCAAGCAGCGTCAGCGTCTTGCCCGTCAGCTCCTCGAAACGTATGTGATCGTCCCAGCGCCGCGCCTGCTGTGCCGCGAGCATCTGCGGCCCGTGCTTGACGATCATCAGCAGCGCGTGCAGCACCCACTCGGCGATCGGCGTGGCATACACGCCCGCCGAGTTGGTAAAGGTGATCTTGCGGTCGGTCAGCGCGTCCGAGAGCAGCCCATCGACGCCCGCGCTGGCGGTGTGGACCCAGCGGACCTGCGGCGCGGATGCCAGCACGCGCTCATAGACCTCGTTGGCGATGTGCGAGCGAAAGAACACCTCCGCCTGACGAGCATCGGTCGCGAGCGAGCCGTCCCTGGCGACGATCACCAGCTCGACCGGCAATCCAAGCTCCGCCGCCCGCTCACGCACACGGTCTGCAATCGCCTGCCCCACGATGACCTGCATAGCCTGCCTCCTCCCCGGATCTGAGCATCCAAAATATACTGGCATAAAGGTTGCACTGACCACCCCGAAGGATGGTTGCACCTTATGAATCGCTATCTGATACAAGAGCCGCTCCGCTCAGGCGGAATGGCGATTATCTATATTGCCTGGGATACCGCGCTCCAGCGGCACGTCGCCATTAAGCGCCTGAAGCCGGAGCTGATCAGCGATCCTGAGGCGCTTGAGGCGTTCCGTGCAGAGGCGCGAACTCTGGCCGCGCTGCGCCATCCCAACATCGTCGAGGTCTTCGACGCACATCTCGACGATCAGCCCTATCTCGTGCTGGAGCTGGTTGACGGGCAGACCTTGAGCCAGCTCATGCCGCTGCCGCCACAGCAGGCGGTCGATTATACGCTGCAAGTGGCGGCGGCGCTGGCGCATAGCCACGCCAACGGCATCATCCACTGCGATATTAAGCCCGACAACATCTTGATCGATCAGGCGGGCCACGTCAAGCTGCTCGACTTCGGTATTTCGACGGTTGGCGGGCAGTGCAGCGAGGGCGAGGTGCTGGGATCGCCGCACTATATCGCGCCGGAGCGGGTGATGGGCATGCCGATCACGCCCGCCGCCGACGTGTACTCGCTCGGCATCGTCCTGTTTCAGATGATCACGGGCGTGGTGCCCTTCGACGGGCCGGACGCCGCGACGATCGCGCATCTGCACACGACCGAGCGCGTGCCGCTGATGAGCGAGGTTATCTTGAGCGTGCCGCTGACGCTGGAGCGGGTCGTCGCCAAGGCGACCGCGCCCTCGGCTATCGCGCGGTACAAGGATGGCGCCGCGATGTACGCCGCGCTGATCGAAAGCCGCTACGAGCTGGCCGGTCTGCGCCCGCCGCCGGTCCCGATCGCGGAGCTGCCGATCGACTCGCCGGAGCGTCTCTGGGAAGTGCCGACCAGCCCGATTCCGCCCATGAAGGAGCAGGCGCGCGGCGATGGCGGATCGTACCTGACGGCAGCTTGACAGGATCGACCGCCCGTGGCTACCATAGAGCGCGGAGCGTGGAGCATGGGCGATCACGATGATTGCTCCTAGAGCAGGTATGGCACAGCATATGTCAGCGCCGACGACGCCGGTCTTGGAAAATCGCTATCATCTCGACGCGCTCGTGTACAGCGATAGCGCCGTTGTCGCCTACCACGGTCGCGATCAACTGCTCAACCGGCCCGTCACCGTCGAGCTGCTGCGCCCCGATAATGCTCAGAACACAGCTTTCGTGCAGCGGATGCTCGACAAAGCGCGCAGCGCGGCGCTCGCCAATCTGCCGCATGTCGCCGCGCTCTACGATCAGCATAGCGTCGGGGAGCGTCCTTTTCTGGTGCTGGAGGAGCTGGCCGGTCCCGCGCTGGACGATCTCGCGCCGCTGCCGACCGATCGCGCGCTCAAGGTGGTCGAGACGATCGCCGAGACGCTAGAGGCCGCCATCGCGCGCGGCGAGATGCTGCCGAGCGCCAACGGCCAGACGATTCGCATGCATCCCGAAGGCCGCATCCAGCTAATCGATCTGGGCCTTGAGCAGACGCCGCCCGATCAGGCGCGGGCCGCGCAGACGCTTGGCCGCCTGCTTACGATCGCGCTGGGCGGCAGCGCCGATCCGAGCCGCGCGACGCCGCCGCAGGCCATCGCCGAGCGCGCTGCGCAGGGAGCCTACCCGTCGATCGCGGCGCTGCTGGCCGATCTACGGCACCTGCGCCAGCTTGCGGACACGCCTACTACCGTGATTCCGCGCACGCACCAGACGATTCCGATCCCCGATACCGCAGCCAGGCCAGCCGTGCGCAGCGGCACGGCGGCAGCGCCGCTGCCAGCGCTCGAACCGGCACCCACGGCGAGCGGACCATCCCAGCAGCGACGGCTGCTGTGGGGCATCGCGGGCGCGGCTGGCCTCGTGCTGCTGCTCTTGCTCGGCAGCCTGGTCCTGGGCAGCGGCGACGAAACCGCCGACTCGCCCGCGCCGTCAGCCATCGCCGGAGAAAGCCCAGCGCCATCGGCCAGCGGTGCCGCAGCGCCCAGCGGCGAGCGCTACGTCGTCGCCACGAACCGACGACAATCGCTGACGGTGCGCAGCGGACCGAGCCGCTCATTCCCGCCCATCGCCTCGCTGCCGTACGGCACGCAGGTCGAGGTGATCGAAGGGCCGCAGGCGGCGGATGGCTACAACTGGGTGCGGATTCGCGCCGCCAACGTCGACGGCTGGTGCATCAGAGAGGCGCTAAGGAAGCAATGATCATCCTGTGTCAGGACCACGAAACGTCATAACAGCGTAGGGCGGATTGTTGAACCTTTCGACCATCATCAATCCGCCCCCGACAACCTCTGGAGTCCTACGCCCCCAGATTATCGCCGACCGCCGCGCTCGCCTGCTTGCCGACCGTCGTGCTCTGGCCGGGATCCAGCGTGACCACCTCGATATTCTGGCTCGACAATTCCTGCTGCAACTCTGCCGGAGTGCCCGCCAGGATCGGGAAGGTGCCGTAGTGCTCAGGGATCACCCGCTTGACGCCGAGCAGCTTCGCGGCGTACGCAGCCTGCCTGGGGTCCATCGTGAACCAGCCGCCGATCGGCAGGATCGCCACGTCGGGCGCGTACAGCTCGCCGATGATGCGCATATCGCCGAAGACGCACGTATCGCCGGAGTGATAGACGACCGTACCGTCCTCGAAGGTCATGACGTAGCCCACGGGATTGCCCAGATAGACAATGTTGCCGGAATCATCGACGATGCTCGACGAGTGAAGCGCCGGAGTCATGGTGAACTTGACGCCCGCCGCCTCGACGGTGCCGCCCATGTTGAAGCCCATGCAGCGATCTTCGGCCAGGCCCTGGCGCGTGAGCCAGGGTACCACGTCGAACATGCACAGCACGGGAGCCGACGTGCTCTGCGCAATGCTAAGCACATCCTGAACATGATCGAAGTGGCCGTGTGTGATCACAATCGCGTCGATGTTCTGGGTCGCGTCGCTCTTGAGTGCCTGCGGAAACTTGGGATTGCCCTCGATCCAGGGATCGAGCAGAATGCGCTTTCCGCCGGGACTCTCGAACAAGAACGTGCCATGTCCTAGCCAGGTGATCGTCACATTGCCATTTGCCATGATCTCCTCCTGTTGTGTAGCGGATCGATCCTCACTATTTTATGCCGACTGAAGCTGTTTGTGAAAGAAGGCCAGCACGCGCTGCCAGGCATCGGCGGCGGCTGCCGGATCGTAGTGCTCAGGGCGCGTATCGTTGAAGAAGGCATGGTCCGCCTGCTCATAGACCACGATCTCATGCGGCACGTCGGCGCGCTGCCAGACCTCGCGCTTGTGCTCGATCACTTCCGGCAGAATGCCCTGATCGCGGCCACCGTACAGCGCCAGGACCGGACAGCCGATCGCCATCAGCAGCGCGTCGTCCAGCCGTCTGCCGTCGTAGAACGCAACCACCGCGTCGATGCGCGGCGTTTTGGAGCCCAGCACCAGCGCGAGCGATCCGCCCATGCAAAAGCCGACCGCGCCGATGCGCTGTACCTCCGCGCGACCGCACAGATAGTTGACCGCCGCGACGATCTCCTGAACGGCACGCGACATATCCAGGCCCATCGCCAGCTTGCGCGCCTCGTCGGGCTCGGTTGCCACCTGTCCATGATACAGATCCGGCGCAAGCGCGACAAATCCGGCGGCGGCAAAGCGATCGGCAATCGCTTTGATGTCGTCGGTCAGGCCCCACCACTCCTGAATCACGATCACCGCCGGAACCGAGCCGCTCCCGGCGGGCCGAGCCAGGTAGCCGCTGCCCTGCGTCTCATCCGACGTAAACGCGATCATCTCTCCTATCTCTGCCATCTGGCACCTCCGTGTTCCAAGTTTCGAGTTCCAAGTTTCAAGTTCCAAGTTCCAGGCTTCGAGTTCTCCTGTTCTCTCGTCCTCGCGATGTGGCATACAAGTTGCTGCTGAAATCGAGAGCCTCTAGCGCAAAGGAGTGTGCATGTATGGTCATGCGCCAGTATGAAATTGAGCAAGAATTCGACACGGTTGAGTCCAACGCGCTGATGATCGACACGGACGTTGCCAGGCAGGTGATCGCTGCGCTCAACCAGCATCTCGCCAGCTTGTACGCGCTACATCATCAATACCACAAACACCAGTGGGTTGTCGAGGGGCCGCAGTTCCGCGAGCTGGAGCAGCTTTTCTCGATGCACGCCGAGCAAGTCGAGCTGGCGGCGGTCGAGATTGGCGAGCGCGTGAACGCGCTGGGCGGCGTGCCGGCGGCGACGATGCGCAAGCAGGTTGAGCTGTCGTATCTGCAAGAAGAGCCCGATGGCATCCTGGGCATTCGCGACATGCTGGCGCGCGATGTCGAGGCCGAGCGGACCATCGCCACGAAGCTGCGCGAGCATATCCGCCTCGTCACCGATCTGGGCGAGTACGGCACCGAGGATCTGCTGAAGCAAACGCTGCAAGACACCGAAAAGCGCGCCGCGTTCGTCCAGAAGCACCTGGAGCGCGAAAGCCTGGATCGCGGCCTGGTGGGATCGCAGCCCGACGCGCGTAAAGTGGACGCGACGATCGACAAGCAGTAGCAAGGAGCCTCGTACGATGACTCAAGCAGAGCGTATGCCGGAGATTCGGCAGCAACCGAACGAAATCATCGACAATCCGCTCAGGCTCAACCGCGACACCGCCCAGCAGCTCATCGAGGCGCTCAACAGCGATGTCGCCAGCCTGTTCGTGCTGTTCCACCAATACCAGAAGCACCACTGGGTGGCTGAGGGGCCGCAGTTCCGCGACATTCACCTGATGCTGGAAGAGCACTACACCGCCACCCAGATACAGGCCGACGCCTTTGCCGAGCGGATCGTCACCCTGGGCGGCGTGCCCGTCAGCGGCCCGACCGCGCAGCTTAAGCGCGGCTATATCGCCGAGGAGCCGGAGGGCATTCTGGATCTGCGCCAGATGCTATCGAACGATCTCAAGGCCAACCAGCAGATTTTGATCAGGCTGCGCGAGCATATCAAGCTGGCGCGCGACCTCGGCGATTACGGCACCGAGCAGATGCTCAAGCGCCACCTGCGGGAGCAGGAGTTCCGCACGCAGGACATCATGCACCTGCTTGAGCACGAGACGCTCGACGAGGTGCTGGCGGGCGGCAAAAAGCAGCAGTAAGCGGAGGATCTATGGCAACGCAACGCGAAGTGCGCCAGGAGTCCAACGTCGTGCGCGATAATCCGTTTGGCCTGCCGCAGGGCACGGCCAGCCAGATCGTCGCGGCGCTGAACGAGGACCTGGCGAGCATGTTCACGCTCTATCACCAGTATCATAAACATCACTGGATCGTCGAGGGCGCGCAATTTCTGGAGCTGCATCTGCTGCTGGAAGAGCACTACACGCAGCTTCACACCCAGTTCGACGCGGTCGCCGAGCGGCTCGTCGCGCTGGGCGGGCTGCCCGTCAGCGGCCCGACCGAGATCGAGCGGCATGCGTACATCAAGCACGAGCCGGAGGGCATGTTCGATCTGCGCGAGATGATCAGGCATGATGTCGAGGCGGAATGCGAGATCGCCACCAGGATGCGCGAGCATATCGGCCTCGCCAACCGGCTGGGCGACTACGGCACCGAGTCGCTGCTCAAGCAGTTCCTCGAAGAGGGCGAGAAGCGCGCGGCCTTCCTCGAAAAGCATCTGATGCGCGAAAGCCTGAGCCGACATATTCCTACCGAGTAGGCTAAACGGCTTACTTTTGGTAAGCAACGGATAATGGTACAATAGATGCGTAGCTGTGAGTCGCTGGAAGATCCACAGCTTGAGGAGGTAACAATGGCAGGCAAAACGGTCGCAGTGACCGACGCGGATTTTGAGCAGACTGTGCTGAAATCGGACAAGCCCGTAATCGTCGATTTTTGGGCACCCTGGTGCGGCCCATGCCGCGCGGTAGCGCCGATCCTCGAAGAGCTTGCGGGCGAATACGATGGCAAAGTGGTGATCGCCAAGGTCAACACCGACGAGCAGCAGCGCTACGCCTCGCAGCTCGGCATCATGGCGATCCCGACGCTGATTATGTTCAAGAACGGCAAGGAAGTCGATCGCATCCAGGGCGCGGGTCCGAAATCATACTACGTGCCGCGCATCGAGAAGCTCCTGGGCTAGACCCACCGCCAACCTCGCCAGAGACGAACAAAGAACAAAGAACAAAGGGCTTAAATCCGCTGTTCTTTGTTCTGTTTGTTTCTGGGTTTGGTTTCGAGCTCTGAGTTTTGAGCAGCAGCATGACAACACAACCATTTGAAGTCGTCGGCCTCGACCATGTGCAGCTTGCCGCGCCCGCGGGCTGCGAGGATGCC includes the following:
- a CDS encoding D-2-hydroxyacid dehydrogenase produces the protein MQVIVGQAIADRVRERAAELGLPVELVIVARDGSLATDARQAEVFFRSHIANEVYERVLASAPQVRWVHTASAGVDGLLSDALTDRKITFTNSAGVYATPIAEWVLHALLMIVKHGPQMLAAQQARRWDDHIRFEELTGKTLTLLGTGGIGREIARRAAAFEMRVWGISRSGRAVEGFERIVSGEHWRDLLPATDFLVIAAPLTDATRRMIGERELALLPSRAWLINIARGAIVDEAALIAALEARAIAGAALDTFEQEPLPQESPLWTLPNVLISPHHSGSSPHSTRRAVDLFVGNLRRFVQGEPLINVVDLEAGY
- a CDS encoding serine/threonine-protein kinase codes for the protein MNRYLIQEPLRSGGMAIIYIAWDTALQRHVAIKRLKPELISDPEALEAFRAEARTLAALRHPNIVEVFDAHLDDQPYLVLELVDGQTLSQLMPLPPQQAVDYTLQVAAALAHSHANGIIHCDIKPDNILIDQAGHVKLLDFGISTVGGQCSEGEVLGSPHYIAPERVMGMPITPAADVYSLGIVLFQMITGVVPFDGPDAATIAHLHTTERVPLMSEVILSVPLTLERVVAKATAPSAIARYKDGAAMYAALIESRYELAGLRPPPVPIAELPIDSPERLWEVPTSPIPPMKEQARGDGGSYLTAA
- a CDS encoding SH3 domain-containing protein; translation: MAQHMSAPTTPVLENRYHLDALVYSDSAVVAYHGRDQLLNRPVTVELLRPDNAQNTAFVQRMLDKARSAALANLPHVAALYDQHSVGERPFLVLEELAGPALDDLAPLPTDRALKVVETIAETLEAAIARGEMLPSANGQTIRMHPEGRIQLIDLGLEQTPPDQARAAQTLGRLLTIALGGSADPSRATPPQAIAERAAQGAYPSIAALLADLRHLRQLADTPTTVIPRTHQTIPIPDTAARPAVRSGTAAAPLPALEPAPTASGPSQQRRLLWGIAGAAGLVLLLLLGSLVLGSGDETADSPAPSAIAGESPAPSASGAAAPSGERYVVATNRRQSLTVRSGPSRSFPPIASLPYGTQVEVIEGPQAADGYNWVRIRAANVDGWCIREALRKQ
- a CDS encoding metal-dependent hydrolase produces the protein MANGNVTITWLGHGTFLFESPGGKRILLDPWIEGNPKFPQALKSDATQNIDAIVITHGHFDHVQDVLSIAQSTSAPVLCMFDVVPWLTRQGLAEDRCMGFNMGGTVEAAGVKFTMTPALHSSSIVDDSGNIVYLGNPVGYVMTFEDGTVVYHSGDTCVFGDMRIIGELYAPDVAILPIGGWFTMDPRQAAYAAKLLGVKRVIPEHYGTFPILAGTPAELQQELSSQNIEVVTLDPGQSTTVGKQASAAVGDNLGA
- a CDS encoding dienelactone hydrolase family protein, yielding MAEIGEMIAFTSDETQGSGYLARPAGSGSVPAVIVIQEWWGLTDDIKAIADRFAAAGFVALAPDLYHGQVATEPDEARKLAMGLDMSRAVQEIVAAVNYLCGRAEVQRIGAVGFCMGGSLALVLGSKTPRIDAVVAFYDGRRLDDALLMAIGCPVLALYGGRDQGILPEVIEHKREVWQRADVPHEIVVYEQADHAFFNDTRPEHYDPAAAADAWQRVLAFFHKQLQSA
- a CDS encoding DNA starvation/stationary phase protection protein, with protein sequence MVMRQYEIEQEFDTVESNALMIDTDVARQVIAALNQHLASLYALHHQYHKHQWVVEGPQFRELEQLFSMHAEQVELAAVEIGERVNALGGVPAATMRKQVELSYLQEEPDGILGIRDMLARDVEAERTIATKLREHIRLVTDLGEYGTEDLLKQTLQDTEKRAAFVQKHLERESLDRGLVGSQPDARKVDATIDKQ
- the dpsA gene encoding DNA starvation/stationary phase protection protein DpsA; this translates as MTQAERMPEIRQQPNEIIDNPLRLNRDTAQQLIEALNSDVASLFVLFHQYQKHHWVAEGPQFRDIHLMLEEHYTATQIQADAFAERIVTLGGVPVSGPTAQLKRGYIAEEPEGILDLRQMLSNDLKANQQILIRLREHIKLARDLGDYGTEQMLKRHLREQEFRTQDIMHLLEHETLDEVLAGGKKQQ
- the dpsA gene encoding DNA starvation/stationary phase protection protein DpsA; translation: MATQREVRQESNVVRDNPFGLPQGTASQIVAALNEDLASMFTLYHQYHKHHWIVEGAQFLELHLLLEEHYTQLHTQFDAVAERLVALGGLPVSGPTEIERHAYIKHEPEGMFDLREMIRHDVEAECEIATRMREHIGLANRLGDYGTESLLKQFLEEGEKRAAFLEKHLMRESLSRHIPTE
- the trxA gene encoding thioredoxin; this translates as MAGKTVAVTDADFEQTVLKSDKPVIVDFWAPWCGPCRAVAPILEELAGEYDGKVVIAKVNTDEQQRYASQLGIMAIPTLIMFKNGKEVDRIQGAGPKSYYVPRIEKLLG